The DNA window ATactagtatttttttttaaagtaacaAATAATGAATGGCCAAGGCTAAAAACAGTAAGAGGTGGAGCGGGGTATATTATCCCtcgatataaaaataattttcttatttaatttttccaaaaaaaaatggAATTCCAAAAACATATTGAGTCCTCCCATTTTGACTAAATCTTGGGTTCGCTACTACTGATATCATAAAGAATATTGAAGAATCCAACAGACGAATCAAAGGGAAAATTATGCACTCACTTGGAGGGACAGTAGAATATTGGAAAGAGATTGACCATATGTGTCGTGAAAATGAACGGCAAGTTTCTCAACAGGAACAACAGCCATCACTGCCTCAAGCATAGGAAGAACAGTACCTATGCAAGTACAAACACATATACTCTGGCTAGGATCTCACAAGTGTACGTGAATAAAGCCAAGAAACATCATGCAACTAAGTTCCAAAAACAAGATGTAGTTTTGACATTTACCAGGCGTAGCAACTCCAATTGTATCTCCAAGTGAAATCTCAAAACAACCCATGTCATGAAGTTCCTTTGCCACGTACGCAACTTTCAAAGGGGAGATTGAACCCTCAACAGGGCAACCAACAACACAAGAGACATACCTATTGAATAGCAATAATGGCAGGATCACGAATTTAGTTTAGAAATGCGATTTCATGATTTGGACACAACAATTATTTATACCCTCGCACAGGAATTGAAAGCTTTCTGGCAGCACTAGTCACAGCACGATAACGAGCAAGGCTCTCTTCAATACTGCAGTTAATATTGGACTTTGAAAATGACTCGGAAGCTGATGCAAAAACTGCTATGTCTTTTGCCCCGGCTGAGACAGCAGCTTCAAACCCCTAGaagtaaattatataaaaattagaAAACTTATCTTGAATATGAGAGAACTGCTGCAGCAAATCAAACACTGACCTTAAGATTGGGTGTCAGAACAGGCAATCTAACACCATCAAAGTTCTTAACCGCAGCCATTACATCTTTTGCATCAGCCAGCTATTTCAGCAGATAAGAAGGATTCAATAGATACACTTGCATTTTGTACAGATATTAGTCGAGAGATTAACTTGAAGTAATGatttagaaaatatttattaCCTGCTGTACCCACTTTGGTGACACAAAACTTGTAGCTTCGACAACCGATAATCCAGAATAAACAAGTTTACGAATCAATTCAACCTTGACATTTGTTGGAACAATCGTCTTTTCATTTTGTAACCCGTCCCGGGGACCAACTTCCACAATTTTTACGTATCTTGGTATGTCTTTGAAAAACTACACGTGGTATGATAGAACTAAGTCATCATATTGAAGGAAAAAATAAGAGCTATCAAAGTCGTCTCACAGCTGTAATGTCCACAATGCAAACAAAAGCTTTTAGAATTTTTAAGTGAAATTCTGATAGGCAATTACCCAATATTTTGCTTCTCCGGAGTCCATGCCATTGGAGTAAGCACAACATTTATAGTGAGGCGAGTATCTCGACTCACTCATGGTCCCTTGAGGGCTGATGCTCCTGCCTAAACTTGAAGTTCTTTGCAACAAATCTCTCCTTTGTCTTCTCCATGTGATGGTAGGATCCTGCCTGTACTCTTGAAACTCCTCACTAATAATTCACACACCTCCAAGTGAGTAGAACGATAAATACCTCAGTAAAAAACTCATAAATGAAAAACGACAGTCGTAGAAGTAGAAACTAGACAAAGTATAAAGCTTTATTCCATCGATGCATTTTCCTATTTGCAAGCAATCTCATTCTCACTGAATCTCTTTTTAAGGTAGCACTTTTTCCCGGAATTTTTATTGGAAGAACTAATAAATTACACTTACTTGCAGCTATTTGATGAGCTGCAGCTTCTCCCTTCAATCCAGTAGTTTCCCATTCCAACATCCTCTCGAATAGGCCTGCACCCATTACTGGATGACAACCTGCGAACCCGATCAATTTCGCTCAAACTTGGCAACTTGTCAAGACCAAGAGGCTCCTCCAAACTCGACATAGTGGGAATGTAGCAAATGATAACTGAAAAAGAGTAAAACTAAAAAATCACCGCTTTGAGAAGATGATCACCGATGCACAAACCTCATACTAATCACAGCAGACAGAAaaactccgaacaaaagaattAACTAATATCAAATCATATAAGCATATATTACAATGCCCAATTTCCATGAGAAAACTACCGAACAAGCAGCAGCCTCACTCTTTTATAACCCATCAAATTAGAACCGACCAACGGGCCAAGAATATTAACCATACTTCTCCTTTTTTTTCCCAAGAAAGAACAGCAAACGAGGAGAGTGAAGGTAATCATACCAataacccaaaaaaaaattctgaTTTTACTGAAATTGGACACCAAGAATACGGAAGAATCTCGGAAATCTCCGACGTCCCGCGACGAAACACGGTATTTTGGTGGTCTCGTAAAACACGGAAAGTAATAAGCGCGGTGGTTAGTTGGGAATATGGACAACTGGACCAAATAGTAAAGAAGGCTCCGCAGATACGCGACGGAGAATCCCGTATAATAATAAACAATATTCCAGTAATAAAAATCGACTCTAGTTTACCGCACGGTTTTATGAATTAATTTTTTCAAGAACGATGagaaattataaatataaatatgattcatCTCTTTTATAACTAAAGATTCATGAAATCATTTCATAATAAATCTACCTACCGTATTTGAGTTGGATTTGTGGTGGAATTTGGGTTTTGCTTGGATTTTGTTGGCAGGAATTCAATGGTCACCACCCACCAGAGAACTACAGAGGGTGTTAGGTACTTTTCAGTTGGTAGTTGGTCTCCTTCTGATATTTACGCCTATTTTATTATCAAGTGACTATtatcaatttcaaaaataatatcgATCTTCCCGAATTAAATTTTTGTATTCGagtttgagtgagtctcatgtgagtcTCACGGATGTGAGACAAGTCAACCATATCTATATttacgataaaaagtaatattcttagcataaaaaataatacgtctcacaaatacgatccgtgagaccgtctcacataaatttttgccttCGAGTTTTGTGAATGAACGGATAGACATAAACATTGCTAGAGAGATCAAAACCTAAGTATGATAAAATTTGTATAAATTTAtaagtttttctttaatttttttaaatttttagagcCGAATGTTACGTACATCTGGTAAAGAATCTGTTCGAACTAAACATGTTTTTCTTTAACCGTTGAGGTTGGAAAAATAATGAATGAATAGTTTGTTTGGATAAGTTTTTGTGATTGAAAAGGGAATTTGGAAAATTTGAGTAGTTGGCCTTTGGGGATTAAGTAATGTTTAAATTGTGGTTTTAGTGTTGAAATGATCCATAATCAAAGTCCACAGGCACAAAAAAGTGTAAGTTGTTGAAGGGGtcattcaaataaaaatataagttATAATATCAGTTTATAGTTAAATAAGTCAATTTTCTTTGTTCGTAAAATTTAAATCAAAGAATAGTAATAATTCCGAACGTGCTCTAAACCGtttaaaacacacacaaaattcttgaaaatgtttttttagGAATACATCAATAtttattgtagttatttttAGCAATAGTAGTAATATTATTAAAACAGGCAAAAGAATGGTCTGACCGATCATTTGGACGGGTTGATATATATTATCAGCACATCTACTTTTTTTGATTGGACTGGCCAACCTACCAATTTTTAGTTATATTTAGCGAATTGACATTCAATACGTCACAACTCATCATTTAATAGACTTTCATTGGGCAGATTAAAAAACTGGCAACTTAAGTTATCTATTTGACGTGTCGGGATAGGATGAGCCAATCCGACGAATATGACACATTTCAACGATTCTAATTACTACGTGTTTCGCCTAAATCTTGAAAGCACGTCAAATATAAGAAACCTGCAGAATGTGGAGAGGTCCAATGGACGAGCACAAGAAAATGTCAGTTGAAGACCAAGATGGAGAAGTTGATCCACAACGCATCATGGATGATCGTGGAACATGGTCGGCACTGCTCCGCGGAGTGTAACGAAAACAGAAAAAAGAATCAAAACAGGACACGACAAACACGTCCAACAAAAGCAGTTGCAAAGCTTTTTAAAATTTCTCTCAATAGTTTATCTGTATTGTTTTTTCAATTTTTCGGTATTTTAGTTTTTTCAGATTTTGCATATTCCTCCAATTTTCTTATGAAAATGTCGTTAATGTTTAACAACGTAACTAAATTTGATATTATTCATGGATTTTCTCTATAATTTCATCATATTCCTCAATGTATACTTTTTCGCTTTGAAGTCATAACGAGAAAATTAGAACTAAAGGTCTAATCGAGACACACAACGTTTGATAAAAAAATCAGATCTTTTCACATTAGGTATGATTATGTGCCCGACACGTCCCGCAAGTTTCGTGAGAAACATTACaaattaaaaagtaaaaaaaaaaatgaaaaataaaatattcttcTGACAAAGATTCTAGAATCTAGTGAGCCGATGGATCACAACATGTGGCCCCAATTTAGCCCACTTTGGTTATGCATTTTGTGGCTCTACGGCCTCCACAAGTCCATTGTTCGACCAAATTATAAGGTTAGGAATTTTTGGTATTTTTGAGGTAAAAGGTTAGGAATTTCCAACccaaagaaaataaaaggaGTACAAGGTTAGGATACCGACATATCATCCGTTCCCAAATTTTCCATGATTatcattatttaaattattattacaattaataatttatataaataaattaaagggAAAAAGAGCAGAAGACTTATAGTTCATGTGACATCGTAATTTTAAAGTTCTAAATTTGGAAAGTGAACTAAAGAGTTGGACTTAATCGTAACAAACACCCTCGATAAACTTAAGGAAAAAAAAGGATGGAGTTGATGTTGAGAGTGGTAACTTCAAGTTAATTAGGGGTTAATTTTGAACTTGACTGCTGAATTGGAATGAGGTTATGTATTCTCCAAACAGGACTTATCTTTAAGTTGAATTTTGCAGTGTCTTTGCTTGCAAATTTGtaaattaagcaattaaaaaagggtaaatatttcttaaatttgTCATGTTGGTGATAAGTACAAAGCATAGTATCAAGATAGGATCATTCGTTAAACTGGAAAATATGGTTGAAAAGTAATTTCAATGTTCAAACAACACTATTTTCTTGGATGTcctgcaaaaacttatgtgagacggtttcacaggtcgtatttgtgagacggatatcttatttgggtcacccatgaaaaagtataattttttatgctaagagtattactttttattgtgaatatgagtagggttgacccatctcttTTGATCGTGAATGGTTGAGGACACATAGGAGTATCTTTCTGCTTCCGGTGTTTGATTCTATCTTTGAATATTAGTTTGATGTAAATGTCAGGCAGCCTTAAATTCAGGACCGAACAGATTGAACTAGATACAGAATTTGAAAGCCACTTCTGCACCAAATGGAATCGGAACCAATGTTTTCTTCCTCGAGTGTCTATGTAACTGCACCTAATACACCAAACCCGATCACCAAAAGCAATAGCTTGGAATTCAGCACTAGTGCTCCGGTTAGCCCCCGAAGGAAGACGGGTGATTCGGGCTCgaattttgatgattttgaGTTTGAAACTGGCAAGATATTCAGTGGCCGGTTGCAGTTTGAGGAAATTGGGCTGTGTTCAGGCTCTTCACATGGTGATCAAGAGGATATTGGATTTGCAGATAAACTGAAAAATCGAAGTCGTGGGGATTCGTTTCCGGCTATAGCGTTTGCCGATGAACTTTTCTTGAATGGCCTAGTCATGCCTCTGAAACTTCCTCCAAGACTTCAATATGACAGTGATTCCA is part of the Primulina eburnea isolate SZY01 chromosome 1, ASM2296580v1, whole genome shotgun sequence genome and encodes:
- the LOC140833767 gene encoding hydroxymethylglutaryl-CoA lyase, mitochondrial-like isoform X2, encoding MEIGHFIICYIPTMSSLEEPLGLDKLPSLSEIDRVRRLSSSNGCRPIREDVGMGNYWIEGRSCSSSNSCNEEFQEYRQDPTITWRRQRRDLLQRTSSLGRSISPQGTMSESRYSPHYKCCAYSNGMDSGEAKYWFFKDIPRYVKIVEVGPRDGLQNEKTIVPTNVKVELIRKLVYSGLSVVEATSFVSPKWVQQLADAKDVMAAVKNFDGVRLPVLTPNLKGFEAAVSAGAKDIAVFASASESFSKSNINCSIEESLARYRAVTSAARKLSIPVRGYVSCVVGCPVEGSISPLKVAYVAKELHDMGCFEISLGDTIGVATPGTVLPMLEAVMAVVPVEKLAVHFHDTYGQSLSNILLSLQMGIRVVDSSVSGLGGCPYAKGASGNVATEDVVYMLHGIGVTTNVDMGKLLLAGEYISKYLGRQSGSKTAIALNNITADCSSKN
- the LOC140833767 gene encoding hydroxymethylglutaryl-CoA lyase, mitochondrial-like isoform X3 produces the protein MSSLEEPLGLDKLPSLSEIDRVRRLSSSNGCRPIREDVGMGNYWIEGRSCSSSNSCNEEFQEYRQDPTITWRRQRRDLLQRTSSLGRSISPQGTMSESRYSPHYKCCAYSNGMDSGEAKYWFFKDIPRYVKIVEVGPRDGLQNEKTIVPTNVKVELIRKLVYSGLSVVEATSFVSPKWVQQLADAKDVMAAVKNFDGVRLPVLTPNLKGFEAAVSAGAKDIAVFASASESFSKSNINCSIEESLARYRAVTSAARKLSIPVRGYVSCVVGCPVEGSISPLKVAYVAKELHDMGCFEISLGDTIGVATPGTVLPMLEAVMAVVPVEKLAVHFHDTYGQSLSNILLSLQMGIRVVDSSVSGLGGCPYAKGASGNVATEDVVYMLHGIGVTTNVDMGKLLLAGEYISKYLGRQSGSKTAIALNNITADCSSKN
- the LOC140833767 gene encoding hydroxymethylglutaryl-CoA lyase, mitochondrial-like isoform X1, which translates into the protein MITFTLLVCCSFLGKKRRIIICYIPTMSSLEEPLGLDKLPSLSEIDRVRRLSSSNGCRPIREDVGMGNYWIEGRSCSSSNSCNEEFQEYRQDPTITWRRQRRDLLQRTSSLGRSISPQGTMSESRYSPHYKCCAYSNGMDSGEAKYWFFKDIPRYVKIVEVGPRDGLQNEKTIVPTNVKVELIRKLVYSGLSVVEATSFVSPKWVQQLADAKDVMAAVKNFDGVRLPVLTPNLKGFEAAVSAGAKDIAVFASASESFSKSNINCSIEESLARYRAVTSAARKLSIPVRGYVSCVVGCPVEGSISPLKVAYVAKELHDMGCFEISLGDTIGVATPGTVLPMLEAVMAVVPVEKLAVHFHDTYGQSLSNILLSLQMGIRVVDSSVSGLGGCPYAKGASGNVATEDVVYMLHGIGVTTNVDMGKLLLAGEYISKYLGRQSGSKTAIALNNITADCSSKN